The window TGTCAAGGAAACGCACAGAAGTGCAGATTTCTCCTAAGCCGGTGATGAAGACGCCAAGTCCAGTGGCTTTTCCTCGCCCGCAAGCAGTAAAAAGCAGCTCACTCCGAAAGATTATTTCAATCGGAACATCGACGGGAGGGCCAAGAGCACTTCAACGAGTCGTCACGAAGCTGCCAAAGGACATAGAAGCACCCATTTTGATTGTGCAGCATATGCCGGCAGGATTTACGGCATCACTTGCTACTAGGTTAGACCATTTATCTCAAATTTCGATTAAAGAAGCACAAGATGGAGATATCGCTAAAAATGGAGTGGCTTACATAGCTCCTGGTGGAATGAATATGTCACTTCATGAACAAGGGGCATCCTTAGTCATCAGGCTGTCTCCAGAGGACACGGAAAGCCGGCACAAACCTTCTGTTAACTATTTATTTGAATCCATCAGCAATATAAAGGGTTACGAGAAAATTGCTGTCATTATGACAGGCATGGGTAGTGACGGCACAGAAGGTGTCAAAAAAATGGTCGCAAGCGGTCATACGAAAGTCATTGCAGAAAAAGAAGAATCATGTGTTGTTTTCGGAATGCCTAAATCAGTCATTAAAGCAGGCCTTGCACATGAAACAAGGCAT is drawn from Bacillus pumilus and contains these coding sequences:
- a CDS encoding protein-glutamate methylesterase/protein-glutamine glutaminase, whose product is MIRVLVVDDSAFMRKLISDFLSAEQEIEVVGTARNGEDALKRIKELNPDVVTLDVEMPVLNGTEALKQILAEHDLAVIMVSSQTKQGKDLTIHCLELGAFDFVTKPSGSISLDLHKVRGQIVERVLAAGMSRKRTEVQISPKPVMKTPSPVAFPRPQAVKSSSLRKIISIGTSTGGPRALQRVVTKLPKDIEAPILIVQHMPAGFTASLATRLDHLSQISIKEAQDGDIAKNGVAYIAPGGMNMSLHEQGASLVIRLSPEDTESRHKPSVNYLFESISNIKGYEKIAVIMTGMGSDGTEGVKKMVASGHTKVIAEKEESCVVFGMPKSVIKAGLAHETRHVDDIAHAIISSMKKERA